GAAGATCTTCATTTTCTAGAATTTTGATACTTCCAGCTAAACTTACATCATTGTAATTATGTGCCGTCACTTTTTCTGGGAAATGTGATATTACAGTAACGTTGTGACCTCTCTTCACAAGTTCTTGTAGAAATATTCGATAAACTAAGAAGTGGCTTTTTCCATGATAGGGAAATATTGCCAggatatttatagaaatagcaATTTGAGTCAATACAGTGATAAGTAACGCAATTATTATTGCATGATTCATGGTTAACAGACGAAGCGCGCAATGCGTCCAGACGCATGAGAATAATAAATCTTACTACTTGCGAGTAAGGCCCCGGTCAATGTCAGTGGCGTGGTTATAAGagctataggtatatttttgtaacggTTGTATGCAAAGTGCTATAGAATAATAGTTGTTTTATGTTCTTGAATAGGCCAAGTgagtatattaattatctataaattgtatttaatatgatGAGGTgagaaatttatataaatattatgtgtaacattttcattatacatattattatcttcgtTTTATCctgtattattaataaataaataaatctatgtaCTTATTTTGAATGGCATTTTAAGTAGTTTttgtacgtaaaaaatatccttatgtagttaataaatatacaaaaccaGTTTGTAAACGtgtatatttatcattttaaagaCTTCAGAGTCAGAGTCATTCAGACTGTGTAATTGATACATAAAAGTTCTagtaaaaactataaaaacgCGTCGCTTATCTTCGAAAGATAAGAGTACCAAAGcgcttttaaaatttaatcattttcacacagaatttaaacaaaattctgacgatatagttaataatttatttttgttataatttaatttacgaaTAGATTAATCACATAACTTTTTACACAACATATAGGTAACGAACTAATGAGTGGAAAATTAATCACGTTTTGAtctctttttattttctttcttagTTGTCGGGTTCAGCTTTTCAGTATTCTTCTTGCACACTAATCTCTTGATCAGACTTATACCGTAATATAAACATATGAGTATCGTAGCATATACACTAATAATATCAAGGCACCAATATTGATAGAGAGGTACATTTACAGCAGCAGTTCTATACGTAGCGTTGGGATTGCGAGCCACAAATTCGGTCCAGTAAACTGCGGTATCCAGAGGGGACAGAGGACGATCGTGCCACGCTTTCGATACACGCTTAACGTTCTCTCTGAATCTGTAAGATGAAAAAAATCTTGTAGTACCTAATCGTAAAGGAAAATGGATCCTAAGCAGAAActactttatatattttaaagtatgtaCCGTGTTATATAAAAACTCACAAGAATGGTTTAGGAAATGGATTTTTACTGTGGAATAAACCTATCTAATATTTGTTCTATTGTGACATTTGTTTGTATGTACATTAGtcagtaaattatataacaataattaggTTTGTTTAATTCCTATCAAAGATAATGTGTCTAAAAGTTATTGCATCTACAATATGCAAAGTCATTGTTTAATGATGATTACTCAATCATATACTATCAAGTTGTTGAGAGTTGCTATCAAATTATACATAGCGTATCTATTATTGTgctaattatattcaacttgTGAGTAGAACATTCTCTTGATTTATTAGgtcttttttgtaatttaccACTCAATTCAATCTATTTGCTGCcatacgtttttattttaggaaGTAATGAATAACCTACGtgtcattttttgttttactgcgGCTATTCTCGCGTTGTAAACAACAAAAGCTATTACGAATTGTATGAATTCCCTTATGTtgttaattagtaaactaTGTACTTTACTAATTATACTCACTGAGGATCTAGGATTTTTCTAAACGTCTTAACTAAATTGTCTTTGGTCAAGTCATCTATTTGCAGTTGTACTCCTAGACCACTTTCTTCGATGGCAGCAGCATTCGATGGTTGGTCTCCAACCAGTGGCATTGCGATGACTGGTACTCCAAAGTGTACAGCTTCTGTTGTGCCGCCCATACCAGCGTGGGATACGAACCCTAACGTCTTTGGGTGACCTTGAATGGAAACAGTGAGTATTTTACTAATTggactttttttattgtccCTGTGATGACGGGCGCCGTCGGGTGCTCCCTATGATGCACCCGACGGCAGCCTCAACCTCAGCCTCTTTCGTCAGCCTCCTCTGGAACGTAGACCATTgacattattttctttaatatgtacataaacaattcaatttaaatccaattacataaacatatttacattGTAGACTAGTGTGCGGGTGTGATGCGATCTTAtcttatgaaattttatctGATTATTTGTCGAATAGCAACGCCTAATTAGGTTTCAAACCactactattttattttttgtcttaTTATTTCCAagatatttcaaaagaaatttAGGTGAAATGTTCCTACTCtagtttctaaaaataaattcgttACAAAATTCTAAATTCTACTGTCATAACTATGCATGTTCTTAGCCATCATTATAaagttaattgtaaaattaattttaaccgCAAAAAGGtgtttaatatgaataaatcttACCTAAAATGTCAACTTGTGGTAGCCATTCAGCGAGGTAGAGTTTATTTTCGtctagtaattttattttgctctCCCATTTCCAAATGAATCGTTGAGGCATTTCAGAAATAGCCCCTAAAATAGCTTGGAGTTTATCATCCGGCATTGTAGAGCTTTTTATGACTGACCCGAAGCTTATGTATATAACACCATGCTCAGCTTCCTCTACGAATTTGCGTAATTTCTAGAAATATTTTACGTCTTCTTAATAATTGGTTTATTATCCTAATATGAAAAAAGAATATGTTAGTTTACCTACTCACATCAGTCAAGGGTTTTGATTCAGATACATGATAGCCACCAACTTCAATAACGTTTGCTGGGAATAATCTTGAACCAGTGAGAATAAAATTGTGATATAGTAGGAGAACTTTTATATCTCGGGCAAGTTCCTCCAAAGGGGGTATGTCATCAAAGTATTTAGCAAGTTCTTGTTGATTGCTTCGTTGTGACACAAAATAATAGagcgttttgaaataaaagtcAAAAATAGTTCTCTCAACACGTTGGTAGAGTGTAGGTTTAGTTCCCCCTTCCAGAAAGTGGAAAGGAACATAAGCAGGGTGGTAAGGTATACCGAATTTGTTGTAAGTCCATGGCATCAAAATGTGGGATGTTATTCCTACTACGGGAGCACCCAACTTATATGCAATGCCCAATCCACAATCACTATTAAATTGTTCCACAATAACAACATCAAACTTAGGTTTTTGGTTTATAAGATTTTGCACTTCTTTATTTGCTAGCATCACTTCACAGTTTTGTTTTCCGGTAAATGTAAGAAATATACCGGCTCCAATCACTGTTAAGTAGGATTTTTGAAAGGGCAAATCATCTTCAAAAATTTTCATACTCCCTGCTAGACTAATGTCGTGATAATTATGCGGTGGATTTTTTTCTGGGAAGTGGGATATTACAGTTACATTGTGACCCCGATTAACTAATTCTTGTATGTAAACACGATGCACAAAAAA
The sequence above is a segment of the Colias croceus chromosome 14, ilColCroc2.1 genome. Coding sequences within it:
- the LOC123697567 gene encoding uncharacterized protein LOC123697567, with product MKHVEIVIASLILLLQYCASLTILTIFPYHGKSHFFVHRVYIQELVNRGHNVTVISHFPEKNPPHNYHDISLAGSMKIFEDDLPFQKSYLTVIGAGIFLTFTGKQNCEVMLANKEVQNLINQKPKFDVVIVEQFNSDCGLGIAYKLGAPVVGITSHILMPWTYNKFGIPYHPAYVPFHFLEGGTKPTLYQRVERTIFDFYFKTLYYFVSQRSNQQELAKYFDDIPPLEELARDIKVLLLYHNFILTGSRLFPANVIEVGGYHVSESKPLTDKLRKFVEEAEHGVIYISFGSVIKSSTMPDDKLQAILGAISEMPQRFIWKWESKIKLLDENKLYLAEWLPQVDILGHPKTLGFVSHAGMGGTTEAVHFGVPVIAMPLVGDQPSNAAAIEESGLGVQLQIDDLTKDNLVKTFRKILDPQFRENVKRVSKAWHDRPLSPLDTAVYWTEFVARNPNATYRTAAVNVPLYQYWCLDIISVYATILICLYYGISLIKRLVCKKNTEKLNPTTKKENKKRSKRDLLFSCVWTHCALRLLTMNHAIIIALLITVLTQIAISINILAIFPYHGKSHFLVYRIFLQELVKRGHNVTVISHFPEKVTAHNYNDVSLAGSIKILENEDLPFHKSYLTVLGTGVFLTTTGKENCEVMLANKNVQNLLNKKPKFDVAIVEQFNSDCGLGIAYKLGAPVVGITSHILMPWTYNRFGIPYHPAYVPFHFLEGGTKPTLYQRVERTIFDFYFKTLYYFVSQRNNQQELAKYFDDIPPLEELAREIKVLLLYHNFILTSSKLFPANVIEVGGYHVSESKPLTGDLWKFIDEAEHGVVYISFGSVIKSSVMPDDKLQAILGAMSEFPQRFIWKWESKTKLLDENKLYLAKWLPQVDILGHSKTLAFLSHGGMGGTTEAIHFGVPMVAVPVFGDQPSNAAAIEESGLGVQLQIRDLTKETLVAAFKKVLDPQFKDNVKRLSKAWHDRPLSPLDTAVYWTEFVARNPNVTYKTAAANVPLYQYWCLDIISVFATLFIIIYFLISLIKRLLCKNSEKVKQTTKKESKKRSKRD